One Cuculus canorus isolate bCucCan1 chromosome 2, bCucCan1.pri, whole genome shotgun sequence genomic region harbors:
- the PPP1R16A gene encoding protein phosphatase 1 regulatory subunit 16A, translated as MAEHSELVAEMPTVARLSTPERLKHAQKRRAQQLKKWAQVEKETPGSERKRRRRKSNSHGKSVAFPASVRLLEAAARHDAEEVREFLRSGISPDLCNEDGLTALHQCCIDDAGEVVMALLEAGADVNAQDSELWTPLHAAATCGHLCLVRLLIQRGADLLAVNSDGNMPYDLCEDEATLDCIETAMAEQGITQEKIEEARGATERGMVQEIRQLVEAEADLDAPRGHGATLLHIAAANGYVEAAELLLEHRAGVGTRDEDGWEPLHAAACWGQVLLVELLVAHGADLDSKSGLDETPLDVCGDEDVRAKLLELKHKRAALLKSQEKHKSLLQRRTSSAGSRGKVVRRASVSERSSRYRREHQREAIVWHRQRRDSEDDDPPPAPPEPPNGSALPVLSAEFGVAGTGTQPPAPTLAALKRHRAATKSHRGPPNPTASGPGPPETGITDRPPLRLTAPAQEAPVGKHRCCQVM; from the exons ATGGCGGAACACTCGGAGCTGGTGGCGGAGATGCCGACGGTGGCGCGGCTGAGCACCCCGGAGCGGCTCAAACACGCCCAGAAACGCCGGGCCCAGCAGCTGAAAAAGTGGGCGCAGGTGGAAAAGGAAACGCCGGGAAGcgagaggaagaggaggaggaggaagagcaacAGCCATGGGAAAAGCGTGGCATTCCCTGCCAGCGTTCGGCTCTTGGAAGCAGCCGCCCGGCATGACGCCGAAGAAG tCCGGGAATTCCTGCGGAGCGGAATCAGCCCGGACCTCTGCAATGAGGACGGCCTCACCGCACTGCACCAG TGCTGCATTGACGATGCCGGAGAAGTGGTGATGGCGCTGCTGGAAGCCGGAGCTGACGTCAATGCGCAGGATAGCGAACTCTGGACGCCACTCCACGCCGCCGCCACTTGTGGCCACCTTTGCCTCGTCCGGCTCCTCATCCAACG CGGCGCCGACCTTCTCGCCGTTAATTCTGACGGGAACATGCCCTACGACCTGTGCGAAGACGAAGCCACCCTCGACTGCATCGAGACCGCCATGGCCGAGCAGG GAATCACCCAGGAGAAGATTGAGGAGGCTCGTGGCGCCACGGAGCGCGGCATGGTGCAGGAAATCCGGCAGCTGGTTGAAGCCGAAGCTGATCTGGATGCTCCGCGGGGTCACGGAGCCACGCTG CTCCACATCGCGGCGGCCAATGGTTACGTGGAGGCGGCGGAGCTGCTCTTGGAGCACCGGGCCGGCGTCGGAACCCGGGATGAGGATGGCTGGGAGCCGCTCCATGCTGCCGCGTGCTGGGGACAG GTCCTCCTGGTGGAGCTCCTGGTGGCTCACGGTGCCGACCTGGATAGCAAATCCGGGCTGGATGAGACCCCTCTGG ACGTCTGCGGGGACGAGGACGTTCGGGCCAAGCTGCTGGAGCTCAAGCACAAACGCGCCGCCCTCCTGAAATCCCAGGAGAAGCACAAATCCCTGCTCCAACGGCGCACGTCCAGCGCCGGCAGCCGCGG GAAGGTGGTTCGTCGCGCCAGCGTCTCGGAGCGGAGCAGCCGATATCGCCGCGAGCACCAGCGCGAGGCCATCGTGTGGCACCGCCAGCGCCGCGACAGCGAGGACGAC gacccccccccggcaccccccgagccccccaaCGGCTCCGCGTTGCCCGTACTTTCGGCAGAGTTCGGCGTTGCCGGCACCGGGACCCAACCCCCCGCCCCAACCCTCGCCGCCCTCAAACGGCACCGAGCGGCCACCAAATCCCACCGAGGGCCACCAAATCCCACCGCAAGCGGTCCGGGACCCCCGGAAACCGGCATCACCGATCGGCCTCCGCTCCGGCTCACGGCACCGGCGCAGGAGGCGCCGGTTGGGAAGCATCGGTGCTGCCAGGTGATGTGA